One genomic segment of Sanyastnella coralliicola includes these proteins:
- a CDS encoding choice-of-anchor B family protein, giving the protein MNPLLLVRRLMLIGLVLLSCAAFAQIPCENGLAGGIYPCDNVDLLGTATQSDMGAAASVEMNDIWGWTDALDGKEYVILGRTDGTSFFDISDPLNPIHLGFLPTFTTNSLWRDIKTYGDYAFIVSEAGGHGMQVFDLTRLRNVANPPETFTEDAHYNGFGNAHNIVINPDVALAYGVGTNTFSGGFHVVDISDPLNPTIAGDFASDGYTHDAQVITYNGPDATYVGKQIGMACNEDTFTIVDLDDPTDAQQIARVGYSNVAYSHQGWVTPDHRYFVLGDELDESNFGNNTRSIIWDIQDLDNPVVIGEYLSTEAAIDHNMYSEGNLMFQANYRAGLRILDTDDIANANLSEVAFFDLYPASNAAAFNGAWSSYPYFESGVVAVSHIEEGLFLLYPTFIEASVPQTDYCYEDDVVIDIVLDAGFAGPINMSVSNGLPAGATATFSANGVGPGNYTLTLSNLPDVTGTLDIEISAAGAFFTYRTEVSFMILDCVNDVLGCTDPAATNYNPAATIDDGSCTYPCVDITLQIDTDCWGEETSWTLNDAAGNNIFTVAGNTLADQSTFTWDFCLQPGCYDWNIADSFGDGLSGIASGCAVDGNYQVLDAAGDVILAMGDPNFGSGITENFCVELPVDVSGCTDPTACNYDPAATTDDGSCILPDGCTDATACNYDPAALCDNGSCILPDGCTNAAACNYDPAATCDDGSCQLPDGCTDASACNYDPMALCDNGSCILPDGCTNPTACNYDATALCDDGSCILPNGCTDPAACNYDPAASCDDGSCQLPDGCTDPAACNYDMSALCDDGSCVLPQMYYADNDDDGFGAGMPVQLCAPQAGFVLQDGDCDDDNNMAYPGAPGTAEGIDNNCNGTIDPEEEIPASCFGDFNDDGLINASDLLTVLGDFGCVSNCNADLNDDDIVNATDILIFLGLFGTICP; this is encoded by the coding sequence ATGAACCCTTTGTTGCTTGTTAGAAGGCTGATGCTCATCGGCCTTGTGCTGTTGTCATGTGCAGCTTTCGCTCAAATCCCCTGTGAGAACGGACTCGCTGGTGGAATCTATCCTTGTGATAACGTTGATCTATTAGGAACGGCTACCCAATCTGATATGGGGGCAGCTGCCAGTGTTGAGATGAATGATATCTGGGGATGGACAGATGCTCTAGACGGAAAGGAATACGTTATCCTCGGTAGAACTGATGGGACGAGTTTCTTCGACATTTCTGATCCTTTGAACCCGATTCACCTCGGCTTTCTTCCAACCTTCACAACGAACTCACTTTGGCGCGACATCAAAACCTATGGTGATTACGCGTTCATCGTTTCTGAAGCTGGCGGACACGGAATGCAAGTTTTTGACTTGACGCGTTTGCGCAACGTAGCGAATCCTCCGGAGACGTTCACTGAAGATGCGCACTACAACGGATTTGGTAACGCCCACAACATCGTGATCAATCCTGATGTAGCTCTTGCTTACGGTGTTGGAACGAACACTTTCAGCGGTGGATTCCACGTAGTTGATATCTCGGATCCATTGAACCCGACGATCGCAGGTGACTTTGCTTCTGATGGATACACACACGATGCCCAAGTCATTACATACAACGGACCAGATGCTACCTACGTTGGTAAGCAAATCGGTATGGCGTGTAATGAAGATACATTCACGATCGTAGATCTTGACGATCCAACGGATGCGCAACAAATTGCCCGTGTTGGATACAGCAACGTGGCCTACTCACACCAAGGATGGGTGACTCCTGATCATCGCTACTTTGTATTAGGTGATGAGCTCGACGAAAGCAACTTCGGAAACAATACCCGTTCGATTATTTGGGATATCCAGGACTTGGATAACCCAGTAGTGATAGGGGAATACCTCAGTACAGAAGCGGCTATCGACCACAACATGTATTCAGAAGGGAACCTAATGTTCCAAGCGAATTATCGTGCAGGCCTTCGTATTCTCGATACAGACGATATTGCCAACGCTAACTTGAGCGAGGTCGCATTCTTCGACCTGTATCCCGCGAGTAACGCCGCGGCATTCAATGGTGCTTGGAGTAGCTACCCATATTTCGAGTCAGGTGTAGTAGCGGTAAGTCATATTGAAGAAGGACTGTTCCTCTTATACCCAACCTTCATCGAAGCGAGTGTGCCTCAAACGGATTACTGCTACGAAGATGACGTGGTGATTGATATTGTACTTGATGCCGGTTTTGCTGGTCCAATCAACATGAGTGTGTCTAATGGCCTTCCAGCCGGAGCAACTGCCACGTTCTCGGCTAACGGAGTTGGTCCTGGTAACTACACGCTTACACTATCAAACTTACCTGACGTTACGGGAACTCTTGACATTGAAATTTCAGCGGCGGGGGCATTCTTCACTTACAGAACAGAGGTGAGTTTCATGATCTTGGATTGTGTGAATGACGTTCTGGGATGTACGGATCCTGCGGCAACGAACTACAACCCTGCAGCAACGATTGACGATGGAAGCTGTACCTACCCTTGTGTTGATATCACACTTCAGATTGACACTGATTGTTGGGGAGAAGAAACGAGTTGGACGCTCAACGATGCGGCCGGAAATAACATTTTCACTGTTGCAGGAAACACCCTCGCAGACCAATCCACATTCACTTGGGACTTCTGTCTTCAGCCAGGATGCTACGACTGGAACATTGCTGATAGCTTTGGTGATGGACTTTCAGGTATTGCTTCTGGTTGTGCCGTAGACGGTAACTACCAAGTGCTAGATGCCGCAGGAGATGTGATCCTGGCTATGGGAGATCCAAACTTCGGAAGTGGTATCACGGAGAACTTCTGTGTTGAGCTTCCAGTGGATGTTTCAGGTTGTACTGATCCTACTGCATGTAACTACGATCCTGCGGCTACAACAGACGATGGCTCTTGTATTCTTCCTGACGGATGTACGGATGCAACAGCATGTAATTACGACCCTGCAGCCCTTTGTGACAATGGTTCATGTATCCTTCCTGACGGGTGTACGAATGCTGCAGCATGTAACTACGATCCTGCTGCCACTTGTGACGATGGCTCTTGTCAGCTTCCTGATGGATGTACAGATGCCAGCGCTTGTAACTACGATCCAATGGCATTGTGTGACAATGGTTCATGTATCCTTCCTGATGGATGTACCAATCCAACTGCTTGTAACTACGATGCTACTGCTCTTTGTGACGACGGCTCATGTATCTTACCAAATGGGTGTACAGACCCTGCGGCGTGTAATTACGATCCGGCAGCTAGCTGTGATGATGGATCATGTCAGCTTCCAGATGGATGTACAGATCCAGCAGCGTGTAACTACGATATGAGCGCTCTTTGTGATGACGGTTCATGTGTATTACCACAGATGTACTATGCTGATAACGATGATGACGGATTTGGGGCGGGAATGCCAGTTCAACTCTGTGCACCGCAAGCTGGTTTCGTTCTTCAAGATGGAGATTGTGATGACGATAACAACATGGCTTACCCTGGAGCACCAGGAACAGCCGAAGGTATCGACAACAACTGTAACGGTACAATCGATCCAGAAGAAGAGATTCCGGCAAGCTGCTTCGGAGACTTCAATGATGATGGCTTGATCAATGCATCTGACCTACTCACCGTATTGGGTGACTTTGGATGTGTTTCAAACTGTAACGCCGACCTAAACGATGATGATATCGTGAATGCGACTGACATTCTGATCTTCCTTGGTTTGTTCGGAACGATTTGTCCGTAA
- a CDS encoding retropepsin-like aspartic protease family protein encodes MRPLVLLLVLVLSAFSAQTQTIKTKDGLELGPRRQFVKNCAKSAGEEYVDFNGKNVEFKEICGCMADEVIPRITSIELISATQSDDGMTELMMREDIYPHIEMCVLQNIDDISDLELDENILEEGSLSEKAARQSCVNGMMEGDEEYFTLEQAEAYCDCAINAIREKGYSFSDLMLAEDESSEVFNEVVIPCVVEILADDPSILEEEELNYYTGEVSFENETREVELSAFNDQYKIKLTIGDHTKYYLLDTGASDVLIDQAFAETLMEDGVISEKDRVGSDTYQLADGSMIECPIYLIPEMSSGDVVIRNLEVGVMEEGGFLCGMSFLNSFLDWELDEDRSVLILKN; translated from the coding sequence ATGCGCCCACTTGTACTCCTCCTTGTCCTTGTACTCTCTGCCTTTTCTGCACAGACTCAAACAATTAAGACCAAAGATGGTCTAGAATTAGGTCCGCGTCGACAGTTTGTCAAGAATTGCGCGAAGTCAGCTGGTGAAGAATACGTTGATTTCAATGGAAAGAATGTAGAGTTCAAGGAGATTTGTGGATGCATGGCTGACGAAGTGATTCCGCGCATTACCTCGATAGAATTGATTTCAGCGACGCAGAGTGATGATGGAATGACTGAGCTCATGATGCGCGAAGATATTTACCCGCACATTGAAATGTGTGTTCTTCAGAATATTGATGATATCTCGGATCTCGAGTTGGATGAAAACATCTTGGAAGAAGGCAGCCTTTCTGAGAAAGCGGCACGTCAATCATGTGTTAATGGAATGATGGAAGGAGATGAAGAATACTTCACCTTGGAGCAAGCAGAAGCATATTGCGATTGTGCGATCAACGCGATCAGAGAAAAGGGGTACTCTTTTAGCGATTTAATGCTAGCTGAAGACGAAAGCAGCGAAGTGTTTAATGAGGTAGTGATTCCTTGCGTAGTTGAGATTCTAGCAGACGATCCTAGTATCCTTGAAGAAGAAGAATTGAACTACTACACGGGTGAAGTTAGCTTTGAAAACGAAACCCGAGAAGTAGAACTCAGTGCCTTCAACGATCAATACAAGATTAAGTTGACGATTGGTGACCATACGAAGTACTACCTGTTAGATACTGGGGCTTCTGATGTGCTCATCGATCAAGCATTCGCCGAAACGCTCATGGAAGATGGCGTGATTTCAGAAAAAGATCGAGTAGGTTCAGATACGTATCAACTTGCTGACGGAAGCATGATTGAATGTCCGATCTACCTCATTCCAGAGATGTCTTCTGGAGACGTGGTTATTCGCAACTTAGAAGTTGGCGTGATGGAAGAAGGAGGTTTCCTCTGTGGTATGAGCTTCTTGAATAGCTTCCTTGATTGGGAGTTGGACGAGGATCGTTCAGTGCTTATCCTGAAGAATTAA
- a CDS encoding ABC transporter ATP-binding protein, whose amino-acid sequence MKALQSLNKYFWKYRWRLGLGFLFIILTNLFAVYAPVLIGEGVSVLRNANERYFDPLRTARAEDASFNADDLVTGEDLELPASLQWISENLNLASDATKSLDTFDQALMAIVQVGVLLALLYIGTYLLKGLFLFFTRQTIIVMSRLIEYDQKNEIYDHYQRLSMAFYKRNNTGDLMNRISEDVSKVRMYLGPAVMYTLNLVVLMILVVTVMLMTDVELTLYALLPLPFMSISIYYVSNIMNRRSEAVQRQQSKLSTIVQESISGIRVLKAYHRQEYSETNFQKESDLYKVKALSQVKVDALFMPIIVLLVGLSTILTIYIGGQKVIAGELGVDKIFTFVFYVNLLTWPFASVGWVTSLVQKAEASQARINEFLKQRPDIENFGERIPEIKGNIAFKNVSFVYPDSGIKALDNVSFELNAGETLAIIGRTGSGKSTVANLVARQYDPTDGEILIDGKPLPNHNLYQVRENIGYVPQEVFLFSESIFNNIKFGVDDANAEAVEQAAKDAQVHENIIDFPKKYETVLGERGINLSGGQKQRISIARAIIKNPRILMFDDCLSAVDTETEEAILNNLKRIMNGRSSLIISHRVSSIKHADKILVMDDGKIIEQGDHKSLLDKDGVYAELYRKQLMEEAA is encoded by the coding sequence ATGAAGGCATTACAGTCGCTCAATAAATACTTCTGGAAATACCGATGGCGTCTTGGCCTCGGCTTCCTTTTCATCATCCTAACGAATCTGTTTGCGGTATACGCACCAGTTTTGATTGGTGAAGGAGTCTCTGTACTTCGCAATGCCAATGAGCGTTATTTCGATCCGCTTCGCACGGCTCGTGCTGAAGATGCTTCATTCAATGCAGATGATCTAGTTACCGGAGAGGATCTAGAACTCCCTGCTAGTTTGCAGTGGATTTCCGAGAATCTGAATTTGGCTAGCGATGCCACAAAAAGCTTGGACACCTTTGACCAAGCACTTATGGCGATTGTGCAAGTGGGTGTCTTACTCGCCTTACTGTACATCGGTACTTATTTGCTGAAAGGACTCTTCTTGTTCTTCACGCGTCAGACCATCATTGTCATGTCACGTTTGATCGAATACGATCAGAAGAACGAGATCTACGATCACTACCAGCGCCTTTCGATGGCCTTCTATAAGAGGAACAATACAGGAGACCTCATGAACAGAATCTCCGAAGATGTCTCCAAGGTCAGGATGTATCTCGGCCCTGCAGTCATGTATACGCTGAACCTCGTTGTCTTGATGATTCTAGTGGTTACCGTGATGTTGATGACTGACGTCGAGCTCACGCTGTATGCTCTACTTCCCCTACCGTTTATGTCGATCTCAATCTATTACGTGAGTAACATCATGAATCGCAGATCTGAGGCTGTTCAACGTCAACAATCGAAGTTGAGTACGATCGTTCAGGAGTCTATTTCCGGAATTCGAGTTCTAAAGGCATACCATCGTCAAGAATATAGCGAGACGAACTTCCAAAAGGAGTCTGATCTCTACAAGGTGAAAGCACTCTCTCAGGTCAAAGTTGACGCGCTATTCATGCCAATCATTGTTTTATTGGTTGGATTGAGTACCATTCTAACGATCTACATCGGTGGACAGAAAGTGATTGCAGGCGAACTTGGAGTAGACAAGATTTTCACCTTCGTATTCTATGTAAACCTGTTGACTTGGCCATTTGCCAGCGTCGGGTGGGTGACTTCCCTCGTTCAGAAAGCAGAAGCTTCTCAAGCCAGAATTAACGAGTTCTTGAAGCAACGTCCTGACATTGAAAACTTCGGCGAGCGCATTCCAGAAATCAAAGGAAATATCGCCTTCAAAAACGTCTCATTCGTCTACCCTGACTCAGGAATCAAGGCGCTTGACAATGTGAGTTTTGAACTAAATGCGGGTGAGACCTTGGCGATTATCGGACGTACAGGAAGCGGGAAATCTACAGTGGCGAATTTGGTCGCTCGTCAATATGACCCTACTGATGGAGAAATCCTGATCGATGGTAAACCGCTACCAAACCACAACCTCTACCAAGTGAGAGAGAATATTGGTTACGTCCCTCAAGAAGTCTTCCTTTTCTCTGAGTCTATATTCAACAACATTAAGTTTGGGGTTGATGACGCTAACGCGGAAGCGGTAGAGCAAGCTGCGAAAGATGCCCAGGTACATGAGAACATCATCGACTTTCCTAAGAAGTATGAGACTGTATTAGGTGAACGTGGCATCAACCTTTCTGGTGGTCAGAAACAGCGTATTTCTATTGCGCGTGCTATCATCAAGAACCCTAGAATCTTGATGTTTGATGATTGCCTTTCGGCAGTCGATACAGAAACTGAGGAAGCGATCCTAAACAACCTGAAGCGTATCATGAACGGACGAAGTTCATTGATTATCTCTCATCGAGTGTCTTCTATTAAACACGCCGATAAGATTCTGGTGATGGATGATGGGAAGATCATTGAACAGGGAGATCACAAGTCATTACTCGATAAAGATGGCGTCTACGCTGAGCTTTATCGCAAGCAGCTGATGGAAGAAGCAGCTTAA